The nucleotide sequence CTCGGCAAGCGCGAGCCGGATGTCTACGGCAGCACCACGCACGACGAGCTGGCCGCGCTGATCGAACGCGAAGCCACCGAGCTCGGGCTGAAAGCGGTTGTGCGACAAAGCGATAGCGAGGCCGAACTGCTGGACTGGATCCACCAGGCCGCCGACGCGGGCGAACCGGTGATCCTGAACGCGGGCGCCTTCACCCACTCGTCGGTGGCGTTGCGCGACGCCTGCGCCGAACTGAGCGCCCCCTTGATCGAAGTGCACATCTCCAATGTGCATGCGCGCGAAGAGTTTCGGCGCCATTCCTACCTCAGCCCAGTCGCGACCGGTGTGATCGTCGGGCTGGGGGTGCAGGGCTATCTGCTCGCCCTGCGCTACCTGGCTAGCGGCTAATCGTCTTTCTCGGTGTCACGAGTGCGGATCACCTCGGTCTTGTCCTCGCTGCCCGACGAGCCCCAGGACCCGGTGGGCAGGTTGAACGATTCGGTGGGCGCCTCGCTGCCGCTGGTGGCGATCGTTTCGGTCGGCGCCTCACGCTCGGCGCCACGATCGGCCACAGCCACGGCCGAGCGCTGCTCGGTCTGCGCCGCGGCCGGGATCTCGCCGGTCGGGGAGTCATCGCTACGAACGGCGGAGAACACGTCGGTGTCGGCACCGCGTTCGTCGGCTTGACGCTCGGCGACCGGGGGACCGTTGCGGTCCACCCGCCACCGGCCGAGGGCCACGCCGATGATGCCGGGCAGGAACACGATGAGCGCGGTGAACGCCGCGAACGTGGTCACCTCGTTGAGCAGCCCGCCGGTGTAGATCGCGGTGTAGAACAGGGCGATCAGCCAGGACACCAAGCCGCTGAGGATCCCGGCGACCAGGCCGGCCAGCAGCCACGTCATCGCCAGATCGGCGCGGCGGTCCGGGTCCGGATTCGCGGTGGCGTCCGCGCGGCCGTCCCTGACTC is from Mycobacterium conspicuum and encodes:
- the aroQ gene encoding type II 3-dehydroquinate dehydratase; translation: MTVHVINGPNLGRLGKREPDVYGSTTHDELAALIEREATELGLKAVVRQSDSEAELLDWIHQAADAGEPVILNAGAFTHSSVALRDACAELSAPLIEVHISNVHAREEFRRHSYLSPVATGVIVGLGVQGYLLALRYLASG
- a CDS encoding B-4DMT family transporter; protein product: MRDWMLRGLVFAGAMVVLRLVQGAMINAWQTQSGLISIVLLLLFVIGVAFWGVRDGRADATANPDPDRRADLAMTWLLAGLVAGILSGLVSWLIALFYTAIYTGGLLNEVTTFAAFTALIVFLPGIIGVALGRWRVDRNGPPVAERQADERGADTDVFSAVRSDDSPTGEIPAAAQTEQRSAVAVADRGAEREAPTETIATSGSEAPTESFNLPTGSWGSSGSEDKTEVIRTRDTEKDD